The genomic segment GTCGTTACTGGCGGCTTCTGCTTCCGTTGCACAGGAAACATCGGCCGAGGCGATGGCCGTCAAAAAGCTGGAATTACTTGGCGGTAAGATTGAGCGAAATGCCGATCTGCCAGGCCAACCGATTGTGGGGATCTCATTTGCGGGTAACGCTCGATTCAATGACAGATACGTTCATTTGATTTCCCCGCTCGGACGATTGGAGTCGCTGGATCTTAGCAACACCCAGATCACGGATCTGGGTCTGAAAGAGCTTCGTAAGCTCAACGCGCTGACGTCCCTCAATCTCAGATATACGGCAATTTCCGATGTGGGCCTGAGCGAATTGAGCGAGATGTCGAAGCTCGACACGCTCAATCTTTCGGCGACTCAGATTTCCGATGCAGGTCTCGACAAGTTGCTTGCTCTGAGAAACTTGACGGCGATCGATCTGAGCGAGACCGCGATCACAGATTCTGCGCTGAAGCCATTGTCCGTTCTCGAAAACCTTTCGACGATCAATCTCAGTACGACCAAGATCGACGGATCGGGGTTGGCCGACTTGAGTGGGCTTAAGAATCTCAAAACGCTCGTACTGAGCCATTCGCCGATCACCAACGAGGCGCTTGCTGGGGTTGCTGCTCTTCGGAACCTGACAACACTCGAACTCTGGAACACGCCGATTTCCGCTGACGGGCTGAAATCGCTTGGCACTCTCACCGACTTGACCAAGCTCAACTTGGGCTTCACGTCACTCGACGATACCGGGCTTGCGGAACTGGCCACCCTGACGAATTTGAAGGCACTGAATCTGATGCAAACGGGAGTTACCGACACGGGGCTTTCGAGCTTGAGTCAAATCAAAAACCTGACAAATCTGAATCTGAATGACACTCAAATCACGGATGCGGGCATGGTCGCCATTGCCAGGCACAAAGATCTCAATGAGCTTCATCTAGAAGGCACTCGGCTGACGGATGTCGGGTTGAGAGCCTTAAAGACACTGGGTGAATTGGATGTCTTGCAGATCGGAAAGACTGCGGTCACAGATGCTGGCGTCGAGGAGCTAGCTGGGTTCAAGCATCTGAAGATTTTGAGATTGGGAAGTACGAAAGTCTCCGATGAGGGCCTCAAATCTCTATTAGGGCTCGAACATCTTCAATCCCTGGGGCTTGGAGGAACGGGGATCACCGATGTTGGAGCCAAACAGCTGGCGAGCCTCACGACGCTGACGGGCCTCGATTTGGATGCCACGGCGGTTACTGACGAGGGAGTTCGAGAGTTGGGGGGGCTTTCGAATCTCGAATACCTGTCCCTCATTTCGACCAAAATCTCGGACGATGGCGTCTCGGGATTGGGGGCATTCAAAAAGTTGAAAATGTTGTTCCTCCATAATAATCAAATCAGCGATGAAGGCTTGAAAGGGCTGAACGATCTGTCGCAGTTGACGACTCTGTATTTGAGTATGACGCAAGTGACAGACGTCGGGATGAAAGAGCTGAAGAACCTGAAACATCTTAAAGACCTCGTTCTATGCGATACTCAAATCACTGACGCGGGCTTGAAGGAATTGACGGGGCTCAGCGAACTGAATGTCCTGGTGATACGAAACGTCGCGGTCACCGACGCATGCCTTGAGCACCTGACCAGCTTCAAGAACTTGACACATCTTTGCATTGACGTGCATCGCTTTTCTGAAGCAGGGCTAAACGCATTCAAAACATCCATGCCAAACGTGCGGGTCTTGCCGTGATCGTTTTTCAACCCGTTGCCTCAGGGCGTTCCCCGATAGCCGTTCACAGACCGGGTCTGGCTCATTTCCCCGCGGTCAAGGGAAGGAGATTCGAGTCGATGCACTATGGATTCCAATTGAACCGGGAAAATACGCCCGTTCCCCTCTCTTCGGGCGGTGATCGGTTACCGATCGTCGTGCAGTCGGACTCTGCAAAATCAGGCGACTTTGCGGGCGACGGGATTCGTATGTCGCTTTCGTGACGAGGTTCGGGGCGGAAGACAGAGGGAAATCAAGGGGACTTGTCTCGATCTATGGTCGTGATGAATCCGAAGTGTGTTCAAATGGGTGTGGATCTTCCAAACGTTTGGAAACGACACCGGAACTGCTCGTCGCGCAGCGGCTGGGCTTTGCTATCCTGGCAAACTGTTGCTGGTGAACTCAGGAAAGTGGATGGATTCACGGGCTAGCAGCCTGTTGAAGTAACGGGGACTGGCTCCGACCAGATTAAGAAACGCCATCACATCGTGAATGCCGATGTGTCTGTCCCCCTTACTTCAACAGGCTGCCTGCAAGATCACGAAGCCCATGTCGCCAAATCGTGGATGATGTGGCGGGTGCCATGCAACGGGGATTGGCCTTCATCCTCGATCAAAGGCGCGCTGACGTCTCATTGCATCGCAATGAGGCTGCCGCTACCGGTCTGTTCGATGGTTTGCGAAAACGGCGATTTTGAGCAGGGTGTGCAGTGCAATGATCAACTTCTTGATCACGTGGTTTCCCCCTGAAAAATAGAAAGATGACCCAAGTTGCTCATTTTTGTCAGGCAGAGTTGAAAATCGGGCAATATTTAAAAAAAGACACTTTTGAATGCAGCTCGGTCACGTATTTTTCATGAAATGTCTTTGCATGCGACTGGTGCCAGAACCAGCGCATATCAGGCCGAGGCACACACTTGCTGAAGGGGGCGAACGGCTTCGTGTGAAATGGTCGTTCGATCTTCTGCATGGCTCGGGCGGATTAACGGTCGCCAGGCAGTCGGATCGGCAATTCCCAGAAGGATTTGGGCCTTCACTTGTTTTGAATTGGGCTTTTGCCTGGTCTCACGAATCCGTTCGTCGTCGGTGTTGTATTGTCGTTGTGACGTAAAATGTTGTGAGCCAATGCGATGTTGTTGTTCTTCTGTCAAGCAGGGCTGTCGGTCGCGAAGTCTTGTATTCAGGATTTGTCGACAGGGAAGGGGCGGGCTGCGCCGTCAAAAGCCGCGGCAATCTCGTAGGCTGGCGAGTGGATCACCGTGCTGGGGCGGGGTATCATCGCCCGTCTGGACAAAGGTGATCTGAATCCTGAAATCTCCTCCGTCGAAAGTTGCTGCCGTGCTGGCTGGCCCGTTGTTTTCTCGTGAAGCCCTCACCGTACCACGTCAGTTGACTCATTTTCTGATTCGGTCGGGATACATCGCGGCGCTATTCGTGTTGATGTACACCGCCGCTCAGACGACATTTGGCTGGCAGCAGGTCCGAAATCTGGGCGACATCGCGCGCTTCGGCCAACTGGTTTTCCAGGTGTTCGCCGTGGTCCAACTGGCGCTGATGCTGTTCTTTGCGGTGCTCTTCGCGGCGGGCAACGTGGCGCAAGAGAAGGATCGCCGCACGATGTTGTTGCTGCTCATGACCGACCTTCGCGATCGTGAACTGGTGCTCGGAAAGCTGACGGCCAGTCTGCTGTTACCGATCGTGCTACTGTCGGTTTCGATTCCCGTCTTCGTGATCGTGCAATTGCTGGGCGGTGTTTCGCTTGCCCAGATTGGCTGTGCCATCGCCATTTCTGCGGCGGCGGGTCTGGCCGCCGGAAGCTGGGGATCACTCGTCGCCTTCTGGCGCGACAAGACGTTCCAGACGCTTGCGATTAGTCTGATCGGGATCGTGATCTACATGGGGCTGGTCGAGGGGATTCTCGCCGCGATCGGATCCGTCTCCAATGTCGCGCTCGTTGTGGGGGCATTCAATCCCTTTCGAGCAATGCTACGAGTGCTCGATCCGCTAAATGTGGCGGGCGGCGTTTCGTTCGTACAGGTCGCGTCAATGTCGACTGCGGCACTGACGTTCCTCGCGATTGCGATTGTGGCGGTGACGATTCTTCGTGTTCGGGTTTGGAACCCATCACGCACCCTGGGGGATCTGGCGACGATGGACGAAAAGGATCGGGGTGTGGTTCGGCCGCCGCGTCCCGTTTGGAATAGTCCCATCATCTGGCGTGAAATGATGACCAAGGCCTATGGCCGCAAAATCTTCGTCATTAAACTGGCATATCTGGTGATTGCCGCCGCCGCGTTCTATGTGGTTCTGACGACGCCAGCCGGTTCGGCTCTGGTGCTGGGGATGATTTCCCCGATCGGTGCCGCGTTCGTGGCGTTGAGTCTTCTCACCATGATGCTCGTGAACGCGCAAGGGGTCACGGCTTTGACGAGCGAGCGTGATGCCGGGACGCTCGAATTGCTGCTGGTGACGGACATCAGCGCGAAAGAGTTCATTTTCGGCAAGTTGGGCGGCGTGCTGTTCAACAGCAAAGAACTGATTCTGACGCCGCTCCTCTTCATCATCTGGTACATGTTCCAGGGTGTGCTATCGGTCGAGAATTTCGTCTATGTGACGATTGGGTTCATCTCGCTGGTGGTGTTTGCGGCGATGCTGGGATTGCATTCGGGTTTAAGCTATTCGATCTCGCGAATCGCGATCGTGAACAGTTTGGGTACGATGTTCTTTCTGTTTGTCGGGATCTTCATTTGTATGATCTTGATTTTGCAGGCACGTTCATCGTTCGGCCTGCAACTGCCCAGCTTCCTCGTCTTCATTCTCGGGGGCAGTCTGGGGCTATGGGCGTCGCTGACGCACCGGAATCCATCTCCCGCACTGACGCTCGCCGCGGGAATTCTGCCGTTTTGCACGTTCTATGCGATTACCAGCTTTTTGCTCGGCCAGACACTGGGTGTGTGTCTCTTCGTCGTGGCAGCCTATGGCTTTACCACGATCGCGATGCTGATCCCCGCCGTAAGCGAGTACGATTCGGCACTCGGTCGCACGGAAATGCCGAAAGGGTAGTCGCATACAACCCACGTCTGGCTTGGACAAAGCCCCGTCTCTCGTGAGGAATCTGTTTCATGCTGGTGCGTATGGCGCGTGTGTGTTTGGTGCTGGGCATGAACGTTGTCGGGTTCACGGCGATGGCCGCCGATCAGACGGCGCCGCGCGTGCCGGGGTTCGATCGATTTTACGCCGTTCCCGCCAGTCAATCGGCTGACGCCGACGAAGATGTTGTTGTCCTTGATCCTGTGACGGGTGGGCGAATCCTGCTGGGTGACCTGAACTGTACTTCGTGTCATCAGGCCAGTGCTGAGGCGAAATCGCGACTCTCGCCCAAGCAGGCACCGATCCTGGATGACGTGGGGTCTCGAGTGAAAACGGATTGGCTACGGAAGTTCCTCGCGAGTCCGCACCAATTGAAACCCGGGACCACGATGCCCGATGTGATCTCGGCATTGCCGGAGGCCCAGCGCGATTCCAGCGTTGAAGCGTTGACTCATTTTCTCGCCTCGACAGGAACGATCTCTGAAGCTCGCCCCGACGGGGACGCGGCAACCCGAGGAGCGGTCCTGTTTCGGCGTGTGGGGTGTCTCGCTTGTCACAATTCGAATGCCGATGGCGCACCCGATCATCCGACATCTGTCGTATTGCCGGACGTGGGGAAGAAGTATACCGCGTCCAGTTTAATGGCCTTCTTGAAAGATCCGCTCAAAGTTCGTCCATCCGGGCGGATGCCGGCGTTTGCTTTGAATGACGACGAAGTTCGCTATCTCGCGCATCACTTCGTTCGTGATGGTCTGACGTCACCCAATGTGAAGTATTCCTTGTACACGGGGAATTGGAGCGGCTTGCCGAAGTTCAGTGAGTTGACACCCGTGATGTCTGGAGTGGTGTCAGGATTCAGTTTGGGAGTTGCGGATCGCAGCAACGATTATGCAGTGCAGTTCTCAACATATCTGAAGATCGACAAGGCGGGCGAGTATCGGTTCTGGCTGGGCTCCGACGATGGGAGTCGGCTGACAATCGACGAGCAGGTGATCGTCGACTGTGATGGCGTGCATCCCCATGAAACGAAGCAGGGGCGTGCTTCGTTAACGGTCGGATTTCATCGCGTGGTTGTCGAGTTTTTCCAGCAGGGCGGCGGGGCGAGTTTAGAAGCCGAGTTTTCGGGGCAGGGAATTACGCGCCAGCCGATCGCGGGATTTGCCTATCTGGATCCGGTGGTGCCCGCCGCTGTTTCACGTCCCGACTCGCCTGTGTTCACGTTGAATCAGGAATTGGTGGTCAAAGGGCGAGCACTGTTCGCGACGCTGGGCTGTGCGTCGTGCCATCAAATGAAAGTCGATGGTCAGGCGATCGTGTCGACGCTGGCCGCCAAGCCGCTTGGGGAGCTCGTTTCAGGGGCTGGATGTCTCGCCGAGAACGTTTCGGGACGCGCTCCACGGTTCGGGTTGACCATCGCTCAGCGTCAGTCACTGGGGGCGGCGCTTCGAGCCACGGCGAACGAAACGCTCGCAGAAACTGTGCATCGAACTCTGGCGACTTTGAACTGTTATGCCTGCCATCAGCGAGGAACGCTGGGCGGCGTGGAAGTGGTTCGGAACGAGTCCTTTGAATCATTGCAGAAAGAGATGGGCGATGAAGGACGCTTGCCTCCAGCTCTGACAGGGGTCGGTGACAAGCTGCAGCGAGACTGGCTGAAACATGTCCTGAATCAAAGTTCGGACGATCGGAAGCAGTATCTGGCGACACGGATGCCCAAGTTTGGTCCTGCAAATGTCGAACAGTTGGTCTCACAATTTGAGGCGGTCGACAAGGTGGATGATCGTCTGCCCAATGCGGAATTCACCGAGCCGGAATATCGCGTCAAGTCGGCCGGTCGTCATCTAGTGGGCGGGCAGGCATTGTCCTGCATCAAGTGCCATGACTTCGGTTCGCATGCATCGACCGGCGTTCGCGCGATGAGTTTGACGACGATGAATCAGCGGCTGCGGCCCGAATGGTTCTATCGTTATGTGCTTGATCCACAGGTCTACCGTCGGGGGACTCGCATGCCGGCGCCCTGGCCCTTCGGACAGACGACGATTCGGGACGTGTTGAACGGTGACGTCAACCAGCAGGTCCAGGCCGTGTGGTTGTACTTGTCGGATCGCAATAAGGCCTCTGTCCCCGCGGGGCTGATTCGGCAGCAGATCGAACTGAAGCCGGAATCGGAACCGATCATCTACCGCAACTTTATCGAAGGCGCCGGCGCGCGTGCGATTGGGGTGGGGTATCCCGAAGGGGTGAATCTGGCGTTCGATGCGAATCAGATGCGACTTGCGATGATCTGGCACGGGGCGTTCATGGATGCCTCACGCCATTGGACTGGACGTGGCCAGGGGTTTGAGCCACCGCTGGGTGATGATGTCGTGCCGCTGCCCAATCAGGTGCCATTTTTCGTGCTTGATAAGCCGGATCGTGAAGTTCCGACCATTTCTGCGAAAGAGGCAGGGTACCAATTCCTGGGATATCGGCTGGACGAGAACTTGCGACCGATCTTCCGCTATTCGCTCTCGGGGCTCACGATCAGTGATCAGCCGATTCCCTTGGTGGGCCCAGATCGAAAAGTGGGGCTGAAGCGGATCCTGCGATTCGAAGGGGCAGGCGAGACGAGTGCGCTGTGGTATCGTGCAGCGGTCGGCAGCCAGATCGAGAAGAGTGGTGACGATCGCTATCTGATTGATCGTGTGTGGACGATGGAACTGCAGGTTCGAGGCGCAGATCAGCCGCTGATTCGTTTTTTGCAGGGCAAGCAGGAATTGCTCGTTCCGATTCGGATGGTCAACGGTCAGGCTGAAGTGATTCAGCAATTCCATTGGTGACTGTGACGCCAGCTCGATTGATGGTCGGTCATGCTCGAGATACTTGGGTGGATCAGCCCGCATCGTTCACCAGGAAATGCAAGACGCGTGAGTGGCACTTGCCAGACTCACGCGTCTTCTGAGATTCATCGCAGCCACACTTCAAAAGAGTAGTCGGCTGAAAGCATAGGCGCTCGCCCGGTGATGGCCATCAGACCAACCCCGGCTACACTTCCAGCCGACGTACCCTTGGTGGAAACGACCGCGAAACATCGAATTCGTCCAGCGTCCGTGCGGCGGTCCAGGTCGAAGTCTTTTCGACAAGTCACTGATAAAGCAAGGCTCGTGCCGCGTTGGGTTTTGTGGCCGATAAATTGGGACTTTGCACGAATGCCTAGCGGAAAAACGTTGTGCAAATTTTTCATGCCCGTTCAGATGCCTGGCGAGTTGCTTAGTGGCAAGGCATCGACGCACAAAGAATCTCAGGCTTGCGCCGGCGGTTCTGACCGTCCCCTTCGGGATGGCGCGGTGGGCGTATGGCATGCCTGTTGGCGCAGCCACGCTGTCCAGGCAGGTTCGCGCGTATCGCGTACGGGCTCATTGGCCTGCTTGCCGCGAATTCAGTGACCCGTCCGTTCCGAATTGGAATTGCGGTCGACCGAAGAGTCAGGGTTTATCAACGTTTCCCATGAAGGGAATCGGTTTCGTACGTCTTCCTAACGTTTGGAAACAGCATCCATTTTGGTGCTGCGAAGATTGGGGATGTTGATATCGTCGATGTGGCCGTCAAATTGATAGGCCATCGGACGGAAGTGATCTTTGGCAATGTGCGCGAGTCGAGAGAGCCTCCGTGTGGAGGCATGACGAAGTTTTTGTCTGCCGCCTGCAAATCCTTCAGTGGTTTGCCAGCGCGTCGACAAGGCGGTCGATTTCGTCCTTGGTCCGTGATTCGGTCACCGCGACCAGCAGGCATTGTTCACGGTCTTCAGCGGACAGCCAGTCGAGGTCTGAACACCGATTCAAGGCGGGGCCAATATCGATCTTGGCTTCGGCGGCCCGGCGGATGGCCGTGTTGGCGCCGTCCTTGTATTTCAGCACGAACTCTTTGAAGAACGGAGATGCAAAGCGAAGTTCACATCCCTCAATGAGCTTGAGTCGGTCGGCCGCATAGTGGGCCTTGCGACAACTGAGTTCCGCAACTTCGCGTAGTCCTTTGGGGCCCAGCAGGGCGAGATACACCGTGGCACGCAGGGCCATCAGTCCCTGGTTCGTGCAGATGTTACTCATTGCTCCAGCACGGCGGATATGTTGTTCGCGTGCCTGCAGGTTCAAAAAGTAACATCGCTGACCGTTTCGGTCGACCGTTTGACCGATCAGTCGTCCCGGCATTTTTCTGACGAATTGCTGACGACATGCGAGGATTCCCAGGTAGGGTCCGCCGAATTGGAGCGGGATGCCCAGGGACTGTCCTTCTGCGACGGCGATATCCGCGCCAAGGTCCCCTGGGCGCTTCAGGATCCCCAAGCTAAGGGGATCGAACGAAACGACGAGCAACGCTCCGGCCTGATGTGCGGCCTGTCCGATGGCTTCGACGCTTTCGAGGCATCCAAAAAAGTTCGGTTGCTGGACGACGACACATGCCGTCTGGTCATTGATGACTGAGGCCAATTCCGACGGGTTGACGAATCCATTCGGGGCGGGGACCACAACGAGCTCGGTCGTCTTGTTCACCAGGTAGGTCTTGAGCGTTTCGGTGGCTTGGGGGTTGATTGACCCCAGCACGACGACACGCCCACTCCGGTCTGTGCAACGCATGGCCATTAGCACGGCCTCGGCGACGCCACTGCCACCCTCATACAGGCTGGAGTTGGCGACATCGAGACCTGTTACCTCGGCGATCATCGATTGGAATTCGAAGAACGCTTGAAGCGTACCTTGGCTGGCTTCGGCCTGATACGGGGTATACGCGGTATAAAACTCACCACGCGAGGTGACTTCGTCGACCACGCTGGGGATGAAGTGGTCGTAGGCTCCGCCACCCATAAAGCAGGCGCGTGTGGTGGCACCTGCGTTCAAGGCGGCCAGGCGAGTCAACTCTTGCTGCAGTTCGAGTTCGGTCAGCGCACGAGGCAAATCCAGCGGCTGTTTGAGCTGCAGTTCCGAAGGAATTTGATCGAGCAGAGTCTGCAGGGAACCGACACCGATTCGCTCAAGCATCTGCCGCTGTTCGTCGGCAGTCGAGAAGAGATAAGACAACGGGAATACCTTACTTGAAACTCCGTTTTCGGAATCGTCTATTAGTGGGCGGAGGCGTCGCAGTGTGCTTTGTATTCCGACTGGCTGAGCAGATTGCCGAGCTCGCCCACGTCGGTCACGTTTGCTTTGATCAGCCATCCATCGGCGAACGGGCTGGACGTCAAAAGATCCAGTTCGGCGGCTATGGTTTTGCCATCAGCACCACGACGTTCGGTCAGGCGTTCGTTTCTGGCGAGGACTTCACCACTGACGGGCGCATAGAGATCGCTGACGGCCTTGACGCTTTCCACTTCACCGAATGGCTGTCCTTGCGTCATTTTCTTGCCGATGGGGGGCAGGTCCGCAAAGACGAGATCGCTGAGAAGGTGCACCGCAAAGTCGGTGATTCCAATCGTCGCAGTCGTGCCCTCAAGGGCGACCCATTCGTGTGTTTTCGAGTACTTCAGTTGATCAGGCGACATTCGAACGCGGCTCCAATTGTATTCACGATTGCGTTGGCAATCGGAACATCATTCACAAGGACTGCATTGAGAGGTGGGCTGTCCACATTCCACCTGATGTTCTACGTCGGCGATTTTGCCGATCCGACGGGCATGGCGTCCACCTTCAAACGCGGTTTCGAGCCAAATCTCGATCATGCGAAGAGTCAGTCGCTCGCCCAGCAGGTCAGCTGAAAGGCACAGAACATTGGCGTCATTGTGACGACGACTCATTTCCGCCGTCAATTCGTCATGACAAAGTGCCGCGCGGACACCGGGAAATTTGTTGGCGACAATACTCATGCCGATCCCGCTGCCACAGATCAGAATCGCCCGATCCGCCTGTCCTTCCGAGACCGCGCGCGATCCTTTCGCACCATAGTCCGGGTAGTCGACGATCTCTGCCGTCTCAGGGCCAAGGTCGATTGGCTCGTGCCCGAGTTCGGCAACTTGGGCGAGAATTCGGGACTTCACTTGAAAGCCCCGATGGTCACTGGCGACGACAATTTTCATAAGACTCGACTCAATTTTTGAACCCGGGCCGTCCGGCAGACGTTTTTGTATTCGCGAAGAAGTTCGGGCGGGGACTTATACGTTTATTCTCGAACGATTGCGGGCCATTTCTATCGGCTCGCCGGAACCAGCCCATCCCAGGTTCAAGGAGTTTCCCGCGTGGCATTGTAGCAAGAAAAGTGGTTAGGTAAGAGTCTATGGCCTGGTCGGGATAAGATGAGTGATCAATGTCTTTAAGTGATGCTCAATACTGACTTTACATGCTGCATATTCTCTGGCTCCGCCACCGTATGGGTCAGAGATATCGAGGTGTTCAGATGACAATAAGTTAACGCGATCCGCAAAATCGGGGTAAGCGCTCACAATGGATTGCCGGTGCCCGCGGGTCATCGTTAACACGTGGTCAGCATGTAGCAGAAGCCGTTCCGTCAGTGGTTGGCTTTCGTGATTTCGAAGGTCAATCCCCTCTTCCGCGAGCAAATTGACCGCTTCGCGACTGGCAGGGGAACCATTACCCGCCGACAATCCAGCAGAAAGAACGTTAAAGCCGCGGTCGATTAATTCTTCGTCATGACATTGCAGTCGCTCAGCGAGCAGTTTGCGGAATAGTGCCTCCGCCATCGGGCTTCGGCACGTGTTTCCTGTGCAGACGAATAGATAAACTTCGCTGCAGAGTCGCTGCAATGTGCAATCGGAGACGACACCCGGTTCTGCAATCGTCCAGTCATTATGATCGACGCGGACAGTGGTGGATGGTTCACCGTAACGGGTGGGGCCATCGTCCAAAATCATCGCAACGTGTTCGCCGAATTGCGCTGCAAGATCTGCTGCGTTGCGCGGCATCCGCATGTCACCAATGTGTTCGGCGCACGCGATCAAAGGAGCAGGGGATAGCCTCAACACTTCTTGCAGAATCTCTTGAGCCGAAACGCGGAAGCTGACCGCGTTGTCGGTGGAAATGAGGGCTTGCTGCGTGGCGTGACTAAAGTCGCGAAAGACTCCATCAACATTCGCATGAGGTATCGAAAGCGTGAGCGGTCCCGGCCAGGCGCGACGCGAAAGCTTATCGGCGTGCGGCGGCATCT from the Schlesneria paludicola DSM 18645 genome contains:
- a CDS encoding leucine-rich repeat domain-containing protein, translating into MRIRVLSLLVVSLLAASASVAQETSAEAMAVKKLELLGGKIERNADLPGQPIVGISFAGNARFNDRYVHLISPLGRLESLDLSNTQITDLGLKELRKLNALTSLNLRYTAISDVGLSELSEMSKLDTLNLSATQISDAGLDKLLALRNLTAIDLSETAITDSALKPLSVLENLSTINLSTTKIDGSGLADLSGLKNLKTLVLSHSPITNEALAGVAALRNLTTLELWNTPISADGLKSLGTLTDLTKLNLGFTSLDDTGLAELATLTNLKALNLMQTGVTDTGLSSLSQIKNLTNLNLNDTQITDAGMVAIARHKDLNELHLEGTRLTDVGLRALKTLGELDVLQIGKTAVTDAGVEELAGFKHLKILRLGSTKVSDEGLKSLLGLEHLQSLGLGGTGITDVGAKQLASLTTLTGLDLDATAVTDEGVRELGGLSNLEYLSLISTKISDDGVSGLGAFKKLKMLFLHNNQISDEGLKGLNDLSQLTTLYLSMTQVTDVGMKELKNLKHLKDLVLCDTQITDAGLKELTGLSELNVLVIRNVAVTDACLEHLTSFKNLTHLCIDVHRFSEAGLNAFKTSMPNVRVLP
- a CDS encoding ABC transporter permease, with amino-acid sequence MLAGPLFSREALTVPRQLTHFLIRSGYIAALFVLMYTAAQTTFGWQQVRNLGDIARFGQLVFQVFAVVQLALMLFFAVLFAAGNVAQEKDRRTMLLLLMTDLRDRELVLGKLTASLLLPIVLLSVSIPVFVIVQLLGGVSLAQIGCAIAISAAAGLAAGSWGSLVAFWRDKTFQTLAISLIGIVIYMGLVEGILAAIGSVSNVALVVGAFNPFRAMLRVLDPLNVAGGVSFVQVASMSTAALTFLAIAIVAVTILRVRVWNPSRTLGDLATMDEKDRGVVRPPRPVWNSPIIWREMMTKAYGRKIFVIKLAYLVIAAAAFYVVLTTPAGSALVLGMISPIGAAFVALSLLTMMLVNAQGVTALTSERDAGTLELLLVTDISAKEFIFGKLGGVLFNSKELILTPLLFIIWYMFQGVLSVENFVYVTIGFISLVVFAAMLGLHSGLSYSISRIAIVNSLGTMFFLFVGIFICMILILQARSSFGLQLPSFLVFILGGSLGLWASLTHRNPSPALTLAAGILPFCTFYAITSFLLGQTLGVCLFVVAAYGFTTIAMLIPAVSEYDSALGRTEMPKG
- a CDS encoding PA14 domain-containing protein — translated: MLVRMARVCLVLGMNVVGFTAMAADQTAPRVPGFDRFYAVPASQSADADEDVVVLDPVTGGRILLGDLNCTSCHQASAEAKSRLSPKQAPILDDVGSRVKTDWLRKFLASPHQLKPGTTMPDVISALPEAQRDSSVEALTHFLASTGTISEARPDGDAATRGAVLFRRVGCLACHNSNADGAPDHPTSVVLPDVGKKYTASSLMAFLKDPLKVRPSGRMPAFALNDDEVRYLAHHFVRDGLTSPNVKYSLYTGNWSGLPKFSELTPVMSGVVSGFSLGVADRSNDYAVQFSTYLKIDKAGEYRFWLGSDDGSRLTIDEQVIVDCDGVHPHETKQGRASLTVGFHRVVVEFFQQGGGASLEAEFSGQGITRQPIAGFAYLDPVVPAAVSRPDSPVFTLNQELVVKGRALFATLGCASCHQMKVDGQAIVSTLAAKPLGELVSGAGCLAENVSGRAPRFGLTIAQRQSLGAALRATANETLAETVHRTLATLNCYACHQRGTLGGVEVVRNESFESLQKEMGDEGRLPPALTGVGDKLQRDWLKHVLNQSSDDRKQYLATRMPKFGPANVEQLVSQFEAVDKVDDRLPNAEFTEPEYRVKSAGRHLVGGQALSCIKCHDFGSHASTGVRAMSLTTMNQRLRPEWFYRYVLDPQVYRRGTRMPAPWPFGQTTIRDVLNGDVNQQVQAVWLYLSDRNKASVPAGLIRQQIELKPESEPIIYRNFIEGAGARAIGVGYPEGVNLAFDANQMRLAMIWHGAFMDASRHWTGRGQGFEPPLGDDVVPLPNQVPFFVLDKPDREVPTISAKEAGYQFLGYRLDENLRPIFRYSLSGLTISDQPIPLVGPDRKVGLKRILRFEGAGETSALWYRAAVGSQIEKSGDDRYLIDRVWTMELQVRGADQPLIRFLQGKQELLVPIRMVNGQAEVIQQFHW
- the gcvPA gene encoding aminomethyl-transferring glycine dehydrogenase subunit GcvPA — protein: MSYLFSTADEQRQMLERIGVGSLQTLLDQIPSELQLKQPLDLPRALTELELQQELTRLAALNAGATTRACFMGGGAYDHFIPSVVDEVTSRGEFYTAYTPYQAEASQGTLQAFFEFQSMIAEVTGLDVANSSLYEGGSGVAEAVLMAMRCTDRSGRVVVLGSINPQATETLKTYLVNKTTELVVVPAPNGFVNPSELASVINDQTACVVVQQPNFFGCLESVEAIGQAAHQAGALLVVSFDPLSLGILKRPGDLGADIAVAEGQSLGIPLQFGGPYLGILACRQQFVRKMPGRLIGQTVDRNGQRCYFLNLQAREQHIRRAGAMSNICTNQGLMALRATVYLALLGPKGLREVAELSCRKAHYAADRLKLIEGCELRFASPFFKEFVLKYKDGANTAIRRAAEAKIDIGPALNRCSDLDWLSAEDREQCLLVAVTESRTKDEIDRLVDALANH
- the gcvH gene encoding glycine cleavage system protein GcvH, which gives rise to MSPDQLKYSKTHEWVALEGTTATIGITDFAVHLLSDLVFADLPPIGKKMTQGQPFGEVESVKAVSDLYAPVSGEVLARNERLTERRGADGKTIAAELDLLTSSPFADGWLIKANVTDVGELGNLLSQSEYKAHCDASAH
- the rpiB gene encoding ribose 5-phosphate isomerase B — encoded protein: MKIVVASDHRGFQVKSRILAQVAELGHEPIDLGPETAEIVDYPDYGAKGSRAVSEGQADRAILICGSGIGMSIVANKFPGVRAALCHDELTAEMSRRHNDANVLCLSADLLGERLTLRMIEIWLETAFEGGRHARRIGKIADVEHQVECGQPTSQCSPCE
- a CDS encoding arsenate reductase/protein-tyrosine-phosphatase family protein — its product is MNQIVDIRRTDDPRDAIHRACHRLADGDLVAFPTETLYLIVANPLSELGMRKLVELDPRGRRTILLKSCFELWDYLPQMPPHADKLSRRAWPGPLTLSIPHANVDGVFRDFSHATQQALISTDNAVSFRVSAQEILQEVLRLSPAPLIACAEHIGDMRMPRNAADLAAQFGEHVAMILDDGPTRYGEPSTTVRVDHNDWTIAEPGVVSDCTLQRLCSEVYLFVCTGNTCRSPMAEALFRKLLAERLQCHDEELIDRGFNVLSAGLSAGNGSPASREAVNLLAEEGIDLRNHESQPLTERLLLHADHVLTMTRGHRQSIVSAYPDFADRVNLLSSEHLDISDPYGGGAREYAACKVSIEHHLKTLITHLIPTRP